DNA from Rubripirellula lacrimiformis:
TTCTTTGTTCGTCCGTTTGAGTTCATGTCGGTCTTGGACGCGGTCTATAACGCAGACGAGTTTGAAGAGGTTCGCAGGCATATACCGGCGAGACTGAACGCCAGCGAGGGCGATGTGCATCCGAGAGTGGCGCTGCCGTGTGAGTTCGGCTTGCCAGAGTTGCGTGATTGGTGGCAGCACGCGTGGAGCGTTCTTTGGGGACCGCCCGGCACCGGCAAAACTTGGACGACCGGGCAGCAGATCGCCAAGGTCATGCAAGATGAGAGCGAGCGAGTTCTGGTGGTATCGACGACCAACCGAGCGACGGATGCCGTCGCTATCTCCATTGGCGAAGCGGCAAAGGGATTCTGCCCTGATGAACTCGGTGATGACACGCTGCTGAGAATCGGGAAGGGTGCGTCGTACCAAACGTTCGTCGGAAAAGAGCTCGATCCGATGCTCCGGGGAACCGAGTCGGAAGTCTTGTCACAGATCGATGGACTGGCACAGCAACTGCAACTGTTTGAATCGTCCGAAGACAAAGCCCTGACACGAAAACGGATCAGCGAACTGCGAGCCTCCGGTAACGACCAAAGCAACCGAATCTTTGTGGATGCTCAGCGACGAGTGGTGGTCGCCACCGCATTCAAAGCGATGAGCTATTTGAAGGACGAGTCCATCCGCAAGATGGTCGAGGATGGCGGCGCCCCTTTCACCACAATTTTCATTGACGAAGCGGGGTTGATCTCCAGGGCAGCGGTCGCTGCGTTGTCGCTGTTGGCCGCCAGACGAGTCGTGTTGGTCGGGGATTCAAAACAATTGGCTCCGATCAGTCGAATCTCACGGATTCTGCCAACTCGCCAGCAAACGTGGTTGGCGAGCAGTGGGCTGAGCCATCTGGACGATACGGAAAACATCCCCCACGCGGTTCACCTCCTTTCGCAGCAGCGGCGAATGCACCCGGACGTTTGCAGGGTCGTGTCGAGCTACCAGTACGATGGCGTGTTGACGACCGCACCGGACCGAGCCGAGTTGGAATCTACGCTTTCGCCATTCATTGCCGGTCAATCGAGAGCCATCTGGTACGTCCTGGATGAAGAGGATGCCAGTCTCGCTTCCATTCGTGCCGCACGTGGACCGGGCAACCGAAGCTGGGTTCGTGGAGTAACGCAGTCAGTGCTGCAAAAGCTGTTTTCGGATGCCGATGTTTGCTCAGCAAACGGCTTGTTCATCTCGCCATTCAAAGCCCAAGCTCAGCAGGTCGGGAAGCTTCTGGCTGGTTGGGGGATGACGAATTGGGAAGCTTCGACCGTCCACAGTCAACAAGGTTCGGAAGCGGACATTGTCATCTTTGATACGGTCAATGCGGGCAGTGGGACGTGGCAAGTCCCCGAATGGAAAAGGCTTGTCAACGTTGCACTTAGTCGGGCCAGGGAAGCGGTGATTGTTCTAGCAAGTCGTAGCGAGATGGAAGAACCGTATCTGCGCCCACTGAAGAAGGACATGACCGCAGCGTTCCTTGCGCGAGACGACGAGCGTTTTGTTTGGCGAAAGCCGGGTCATCGAGAGTCAGGTCAACGAGATCCAGGCCAAACGGTAGGGTTCGGAGCATCGATTGCGGCTGAGCAAAAGGGAAGCTACAAGAAAAAGGCATCTTGTCGCATGGGCGATCAGTTCGTTGATCGCAAGGGAATGAAGCCCATTCTTTCCCAAGAACAGCAACGGCTGACCAATCTTGAACTTGATGGAAAACCCCGCTTGGTTCGTGGAGTAGCGGGCAGCGGAAAGTCGATTGTTCTTTGCAATTGGCTCGCCAAGACGGCGAAGCGTTTGCAAGATCAGAAGGATGCCCGTATCTGGGCCGTCTACGCCAATCGAAGTTTGCAAAAGCTGCTTCGCGAATCGATTGAATCGGCATGGACCAGCCTTAACGAAGGAGACCTTTTCGATCAATCAGAGTTCCCTTGGGATAAAGTGTCGCTGCTTCATGTGAAAGACGTTTTGGCCGGGATGCTGCCAAGCGTTCGGATGTCGATCGAGTCGATTGGTTTTGATTACGACCGTGCCGCCGAGGAGTTCCTGAATCGTCAGGATGTGGACGATCTGCTTCCCCGTTGCTCGGCTTTGTTCATCGATGAAGCTCAAGACATGGGACCGGCAACGTTGCGGTTGCTGTTGTCCATCGTCGAGCAAGCGGACGAAGGAGACGCCAACAGTCGTTCGGCACATATCTTCTACGACAACGCACAAAACGTTTACGACACCAAGACTCCGAAGTGGTCCGAGTTCGGTCTCGACATGCGTGGTCGTTCGACGATCATGCGAGAGAGCTTTCGGTCAACCACGCCGATCACCGAACTTGCTGTCAACGTGCTGAGCCGACTTTCGGAATCAAGCAAGCGACAAGATCAGCAAGAATTGCTTCAACTGGGATTGCTGGAGAAAATCCATCGAAACGACGAAGACTGGTTGCGAGTGCGGTACAACCAGATCGATGGACCGAAACCGATCTTCCATAGCTTCGAGAACCGAAGCCAAGAAATGGCTTCGATTGCCGGTCACCTAAAGCACTTAATCCAGAACGATGGGATTTCGCCAACCGATATCTGCCTCATTTACAACGGTCGAGTTCGGAACGTTTTGCAATCCAATCTTGCACCGGCACTTGCAGCGATCGGTGTCGAACTCTCTTTTCAAAAGAATCGTTCGTTCGAAAGACAGCCCAACACACTGGTTGCCACCACTCCACATTCGTTCAAAGGTTACGAATCAGAAGTCGTTGTGATCCCGTGCGTGGACCACTATGTGGCTCCCGAAGGCAAAACCTTGAAGAACAGCCTTTACGTGGCAATGACTCGCGCTCGCTCGCTGCTGGCAATCTATGGAGTGAACCGTGGATCGGAAGCGAGTCGAAAGATTGGCGAAACGATTGGTACGTGTATCGCGATCCAAAACACTCAGCCGATCGTTCAGGATTTGGGCGATGGGTAGCCAGGAGTCTTTCGATTGATTAGCCGTTTTGGCGCTAGTACCGGTTCATAGGTGACGAAACCGAGGCTAGCGGCCTGCAGATTTAGTAACCCGCTGCGTGAGCGAGGGATTCAACAGGATCCCTCGCTCACGCTTCGGGTTATGATTTGCACGCTAAGTTCCGGAAAACGAATTAGCACGCCGCTAGCGACTAAACGGCTAACTAAATCGACAAACCGTCAAGAGTTTCGGCCTTGCCATGATTTACGAAAGTCTTGACGACTTCCGCTACGACGTTTGCCCGAACGTCTAGCTGGCATTGCGCAAACTCACTCAGTCCTAAACGACTTCGATGATCGCCTTGATGACACCGGTTTCTGGCTTAGTGAACGATTCGAAATCGTTCAGGACGCCGTCAAAGCTGGTTCGGTGCGTGATCCACGGATCGGTGTTGATGGTGCCGTCTTCGATCAAACCGATGATGCGTGTGAAGTCTGGTGGAAGCGCGTTTCGCGACGCCTTGATCGTGGCTTCGGGACGGTGCATCACCGGATGTCGGAACGACAATTCGTCGGTCGTGATTCCCACGTAGACCAGCGTTCCGGTCGGTGCCAGATACTGGAACGCGCCGGACATCGAATGCTTGTTGCCGGTTGCGTCGGTGATGACCTGATACATATCGCCGCCGGTCAATTCCTTCATCCGATCGATTTCGCTGCCGTCGCCTTTGAACAGGACCGTGTTTTCGATTCCGTAGTTGTCTTGGACGAACTTCAATCGGTCGGGATTCATATCCATCACGCTGACGGTCGCGTCGGTCAAGCGAGCGAACTCTAAAGTCGCCAGCCCGATTGGGCCCATCCCGATGATCAACGCATGATCGCCACCGGTCGGTGCGCCTCGGTCGTTGGCGTGACAGCCGATGGCCAGGGTTTCGACCAATGCCAATTGGTCGTAGGTCAGTTTGGACGACGGGTGCAATTTGTCGGCGCGAACCAAGAACGATTCGCATAGTCCGCCGTCGCACATCACGCCGATGACCTTCAAGTTCTGGCAGCAGTTGATCGCCCCTCGGCGACAGGCATAACATTCGCCACAGTTCATGTAGGGTTCGATGCTGCAGGCGTCGCCCGACTTGACGTTGGTGACGCCATCGCCGACCGAGACGACT
Protein-coding regions in this window:
- a CDS encoding AAA domain-containing protein yields the protein MSASDEGVAADFEYSRFESRLGLPQGDDRQLKDAAVAVRQEYRDGSRWKRLSCHRVSIFAEKDRGTIFVVHVGSSVEFDWTWEGAKAFRPKSLDDDGRDSDRFYEEADYEDDIVWSSEIVEVDERNGCLFISLDDPERTPTAGPFFVRPFEFMSVLDAVYNADEFEEVRRHIPARLNASEGDVHPRVALPCEFGLPELRDWWQHAWSVLWGPPGTGKTWTTGQQIAKVMQDESERVLVVSTTNRATDAVAISIGEAAKGFCPDELGDDTLLRIGKGASYQTFVGKELDPMLRGTESEVLSQIDGLAQQLQLFESSEDKALTRKRISELRASGNDQSNRIFVDAQRRVVVATAFKAMSYLKDESIRKMVEDGGAPFTTIFIDEAGLISRAAVAALSLLAARRVVLVGDSKQLAPISRISRILPTRQQTWLASSGLSHLDDTENIPHAVHLLSQQRRMHPDVCRVVSSYQYDGVLTTAPDRAELESTLSPFIAGQSRAIWYVLDEEDASLASIRAARGPGNRSWVRGVTQSVLQKLFSDADVCSANGLFISPFKAQAQQVGKLLAGWGMTNWEASTVHSQQGSEADIVIFDTVNAGSGTWQVPEWKRLVNVALSRAREAVIVLASRSEMEEPYLRPLKKDMTAAFLARDDERFVWRKPGHRESGQRDPGQTVGFGASIAAEQKGSYKKKASCRMGDQFVDRKGMKPILSQEQQRLTNLELDGKPRLVRGVAGSGKSIVLCNWLAKTAKRLQDQKDARIWAVYANRSLQKLLRESIESAWTSLNEGDLFDQSEFPWDKVSLLHVKDVLAGMLPSVRMSIESIGFDYDRAAEEFLNRQDVDDLLPRCSALFIDEAQDMGPATLRLLLSIVEQADEGDANSRSAHIFYDNAQNVYDTKTPKWSEFGLDMRGRSTIMRESFRSTTPITELAVNVLSRLSESSKRQDQQELLQLGLLEKIHRNDEDWLRVRYNQIDGPKPIFHSFENRSQEMASIAGHLKHLIQNDGISPTDICLIYNGRVRNVLQSNLAPALAAIGVELSFQKNRSFERQPNTLVATTPHSFKGYESEVVVIPCVDHYVAPEGKTLKNSLYVAMTRARSLLAIYGVNRGSEASRKIGETIGTCIAIQNTQPIVQDLGDG
- a CDS encoding zinc-binding alcohol dehydrogenase family protein: MRAIQISNVKELKSIEIDAPAAPGPGMALVKTHRMGVCGTDVSCYLGKFPFFDFPRIPGHELGVEVVSVGDGVTNVKSGDACSIEPYMNCGECYACRRGAINCCQNLKVIGVMCDGGLCESFLVRADKLHPSSKLTYDQLALVETLAIGCHANDRGAPTGGDHALIIGMGPIGLATLEFARLTDATVSVMDMNPDRLKFVQDNYGIENTVLFKGDGSEIDRMKELTGGDMYQVITDATGNKHSMSGAFQYLAPTGTLVYVGITTDELSFRHPVMHRPEATIKASRNALPPDFTRIIGLIEDGTINTDPWITHRTSFDGVLNDFESFTKPETGVIKAIIEVV